In Candidatus Vicinibacter proximus, the genomic stretch AATTTAAAACCGGTCCATGCACGCACTGTTTTAATCTCATAATTTGCCTCGGCAAATCCACGTAATCCTATTACACCCTTTGGGACAGTATTGGCTGATTCTGCCAGTGGAAATAACTCTTGTCCCTGCACCAACGTAAAAAATAAAATAAATCCTGCGACCAGATTTGTTCTGAAAATCATAAAATCAAAATATAATGTCCAGCAGTCTGCATTTTTTTATCCGGATATGTTCTCGAAATGCTCTTCCAATCTTTAGAAGGTAGATATTTCTTTGAGATATACTGAATGTGCATTTGTGTTGCAGGCTTGTACGCTTCTGAATTCAACACTTTAAATGTAAGACTCCCTAATGAAATTTGAATTTCCTCTAACATTTTCCAATTTCTTCCCATCAAATTTCCCCTTACCATCCTTACTGAAAATCCTGCATTTATTACTGCTTTCACCAACTTATCCAAATCACTGACCGAATCTGTAATACGGACCGCAGCAACTGTATTGATTAAATCCATCCTTACATCTTTCACAAAATGGAGACGACGCATACTTTCTTCAACGGTCTTACAACACAGCGAACAGGTCAGACCATTAATGCCTATCTGGATTTCACTTTGTGCAAATAATTGGTTTCCGAAAAAATGTATAAGTAACAGATTCAGTAGGGTCCCTTTAACTGTGAATTTGAACCTTTTTGAATTAATAAATCTCAACTCCATGTTGTCTAATTAATCCGTCTTATCTTTTAATTAGTTATTGAACTTAAACATGCTCTGTAATGAATCAATATCCAAGCAGTATATTTATCATCGATTTTGATTCTTGAAAATTTCAATAAAAAGCAATTGCACGATAATCGGCAAAGCCAAATAAAAAAAATTTTTATTCCTTTACAGAATTCAAATTCTCAACAACTACCGCACAATGTTGATATCTCCTTTTCTCCATTTGGGTTCTTCATCCTGGGCTTCATACTGCAAAGCATAGACATAAACACCCGGATTCAAATCCCTGCCTTGAAATCTTCCATCCCATCTAACCGGCTCACCAATATTCGCTCCGGTTCGTTCAAAAAGCAAAGCACCCCAGCGGTCATAAATTCTCAAGATATTAATCTTGCTTCGATCAGGAAAACGAAAGACTACTTCAAAAAAATCATTTAGCCCATCTCCATTAGGACTAAATACATTCGGAATATATACATCTGATTCTTCAACTTTGACAGTGATGGTCATGTTGTCTTTTATCACACATCCATTTGCATCCTCAAGAGTCAACATATAACTGATGGTATTATCCGGTGCGGAAACCGGATTCAAACAATTGGTGCAAGACAAAAAGTCAACGGGATCCCAGGTAATTTTTGCAGGCACAAAACTTGCATTGGCAACAATATTGACTTGATTTCCTCTAAAAATAGTAGTATCCGCGGGAAGGTTGAGCGCCAACACTGCCGATGGATTAATGGTAAAATTATTGATTACATCACATCCAAAAGGATCTATTACCCTTAAGGTATGTGCGCCCAATGCAAGATTCTTCACCTCCAAATCAGGAGTAAAGTTAACAGGTGGTTTGTTGTCCACAGAAACCATGTATGGCCCAATTCCTGTACCTATGGTAGATATCCGCAAGACACCCGTATTCGCAACATTACATTTCAGGTCTTCCGTGATAAAATTTGCAACGATGGCGGGTGCAATATTTATACTCACAGTCACCACAGAATCACATCCTAAAGAAGAAGGTCTGTCAATGACCACTGTCCCATTTGGACGAGTCGCAGAAAAAAATTGGTTACCTACTTTGATGCTGTCTTTTGCACAAATAGTGGTGGTAAAATTTCCTTGCTTTTCAGGTATGAAATTTACTCTCACCATGATAAAACTGTCACAAAGCCGATGTGAAAATTTAGACACTTTTATGGTTCCGTTTGGTCTTCCAATGTTAAACACTTGTCCAAACAAAACTACAGAATCATTGATGCATGCTGAAGTATCTAATGTGCCCAATGCATCCGGTAGCACGGTAAGTTCAACCTGCACTACAGAGTCACATAAATTAGCAGAAGAGTTAGCCAACAAAATAGTTCCCTGAGTCCTGCCTGATGAAAATTTCTGGCCATGTAGTGTGATGGTATCTGTTCTGCAGATCTCTGCCTTATAAGTCCCCATTCCATTTGGAAGAACGGTCAAACTTACATTGATGATGCTGTCGCATTTTAAATAAGATCCGTTAGGCAATACCAATTTTCCGGACGGTTTGCGATCACTGAAATACATCCCTTGTCCACCTCCAACCAATACACTGTCTCCCGGACAAATAGTTGTTGAAAACGTACTGTTCGGATCTGCAATTAATACTTTCACATTGATCACACTGTCACAGCCCGTAGAAGATTGCCCGGTCAATGTTTGACGGGACATGGTTTTATTCTCATCAAATATTTCGCCATTCAATACAATACTTTGACCTAAACAAATGGCAGTATCTAAATTAAATTCTGCAAAATTCTTTATGGTAATGTTTACATTAATGATACTGTCGCAGCCAAAGACGGAACCGCCCGGAATGACCACCACTCCTTGTGTTCTG encodes the following:
- a CDS encoding heavy-metal-associated domain-containing protein; amino-acid sequence: MELRFINSKRFKFTVKGTLLNLLLIHFFGNQLFAQSEIQIGINGLTCSLCCKTVEESMRRLHFVKDVRMDLINTVAAVRITDSVSDLDKLVKAVINAGFSVRMVRGNLMGRNWKMLEEIQISLGSLTFKVLNSEAYKPATQMHIQYISKKYLPSKDWKSISRTYPDKKMQTAGHYILIL